The Budorcas taxicolor isolate Tak-1 chromosome 5, Takin1.1, whole genome shotgun sequence genome includes a window with the following:
- the HAL gene encoding histidine ammonia-lyase, whose product MPRYTVHVRGEWLAVPCQDAQLTVGWLGREAVRRYIKNKPDNGGFASVDDARFLVRRCKGLGLLDNEDPLDVALEDNEFVEVVIEGDAMSPDFIPSQPEGVYLYSKYREPEKYIALDGDGLTTEDLVSLGKGHYKIKLTPTAEKRVQKSREVIDRIVEEKTVVYGITTGFGKFARTVIPVSKLEELQFNLVRSHSSGVGKPLIPERCRMLLALRINVLAKGYSGISLETLKQVIEVFNASCLPYVPEKGTVGASGDLAPLSHLALGLIGEGKMWSPKSGWADAKYVLAAHGLKPIVLKPKEGLALINGTQMITSLGCEAVERASAIARQADIVAALTLEVLKGTTKAFDTDIHAVRPHRGQVEVAFRFRSLLDSDHHPSEIAESHRFCDRVQDAYTLRCCPQVHGVVNDTIAFVKNIITTEINSATDNPMVFASRGETISGGNFHGEYPAKALDYLAIGVHELAAISERRIERLCNPSLSELPAFLVAEGGLNSGFMIAHCTAAALVSENKALCHPSSVDSLSTSAATEDHVSMGGWAARKALRVIEHVEQVLAIELLAACQGIEFLRPLKTTTPLEKVYDLVRSVVRPWIKDRFMAPDIEAAHRLLIEQKVWEVAAPYIEKYRMEHIPESRPVSPTAFSLEFLHKKSSNIPESEDL is encoded by the exons ATGCCTCGGTACACGGTGCACGTTCGTGGAGAGTGGCTGGCTGTGCCCTGCCAGGACGCACAGCTCACGGTGGgctggctgggcagggaggccgtGCGACGGTACATCAAGAACAAGCCCGACAACGGTGGCTTCGCCTCAGTGGACGACGCCCGCTTCCTCGTCCGCCGCTGCAAAGGCCTGGGCCTGCTGGACAATGAGGACCCACTGGACGTGGCCCTGGAGGACAATGAGTTCGTGGAAGTGG TTATAGAAGGAGATGCTATGTCTCCCGACTTCATTCCCTCGCAGCCAGAAGGAGTTTACTT ATACAGCAAATACCGGGAACCCGAGAAG TACATCGCCTTAGATGGGGACGGTCTGACCACAGAGGACCTGGTCAGCTTGGGCAAGGGACACTACAAAATCAAG CTTACCCCCACTGCTGAAAAGAGGGTGCAAAAATCCAGGGAAGTCATAGACAGAATCGTGGAAGAGAAAACTg TTGTTTACGGCATTACTACGGGTTTTGGGAAATTTGCCAGAACTGTAATTCCCGTCAGTAAACTCGA GGAGCTCCAGTTCAACCTAGTCCGTTCACATTCTTCAG GCGTTGGAAAACCACTAATCCCTGAGAGATGCCGGATGCTCTTGGCTTTAAGGATCAATGTCTTAGCCAAAGGATACAGTGGCATTTCCCTGGAGACTCTCAAACAAGTTATCGAAGTATTTAATG CCTCCTGCCTGCCATATGTTCCAGAGAAAGGAACTGTTGGTGCCAGTGGAGACCTTGCCCCACTCTCTCATCTTGCTCTTGGgctgattggagaaggaaagatgTGGTCTCCAAAGAGCGGCTGGGCTGATGCTAAATAC GTCCTCGCAGCTCATGGATTGAAGCCAATTGTTTTGAAACCAAAAGAG GGTCTGGCGCTCATCAACGGGACACAAATGATCACCTCCCTTGGCTGTGAGGCTGTGGAGAGAGCCAGCGCCATCGCTCGGCAAGCTGACATAGTGGCGGCCTTGACCCTCGAGGTGCTCAAGGGCaccaccaaagcctttgataCTG ACATTCATGCTGTTCGCCCTCATCGTGGGCAAGTTGAAGTTGCTTTTCGGTTTCGGTCCCTCTTGGACTCGGATCACCACCCATCTGAAATAGCAG AAAGTCACAGGTTCTGCGACCGTGTTCAAGATGCATACACCTTGCGCTGCTGTCCACAG GTCCATGGTGTGGTGAATGACACAATAGCATTTGTGAAGAACATCATAACCACGGAAATTAACAGTGCAACAGATAACCCT ATGGTCTTTGCCAGCAGGGGAGAGACTATTTCTGGAGGAAACTTCCATGGTGAATATCCAGCCAAA GCCCTGGACTATTTGGCCATTGGTGTCCATGAACTTGCTGCAATTAGTGAAAGAAGAATTGAAAGGCTCTGCAACCCCTCCCTCAGCGAGCTGCCTGCCTTCCTGGTGGCTGAAGGTGGCCTGAATTCTGGATTCATGATAGCCCACTGCACCGCTGCAGCCCTGG TTTCTGAGAACAAGGCTCTGTGCCACCCCTCGTCCGTGGATTCTCTCTCCACCAGTGCTGCCACGGAGGATCACGTCTCCATGGGAGGATGGGCAGCAAGGAAGGCCCTCAGGGTCATTGAGCATGTGGAGCAAG TGCTGGCCATTGAGCTTCTTGCAGCCTGCCAGGGCATAGAGTTCCTCCGCCCCTTGAAAACCACCACTCCACTGGAGAAGGTCTATGACCTGGTGCGCTCTGTTGTGAG GCCCTGGATAAAAGATCGCTTCATGGCCCCAGACATCGAGGCAGCGCACAGGCTGCTCATAGAGCAGAAG GTTTGGGAAGTAGCTGCACCATACATTGAAAAATACAGAATGGAGCATATTCCAGAATCAAGACCTGTTTCTCCAACAGCATTTTCACTGGAATTTCTGCACAAGAAATCTAGCAACATCCCAGAGTCTGAGGATCTTTAA